In one Geoglobus acetivorans genomic region, the following are encoded:
- a CDS encoding fatty acid--CoA ligase, with translation MNEAYNYQLLIKHILESGVNYAPKQEIVYRDKVRYSYTEFYERVHRLASALEELGVKKGTKVAVLDWDSHRYLECYFAIPMMGAVLHTVNVRLSPEDILYTMQHADDEVVLVFRDFVPLMEKLKDKLPNVKNYVIMTDDAMPENTLTDIEYEEMLKNASSDYDFPDFDENTMATLSYTTGTTGRPKGVWFTHRKLVLHTLSGSVALAAYRSPLRLVLEKEVYMPLTPMFHVHAWGVPYMMFLLGHKHVYPGRYEPEMIVKLVLSEGVTITHCVPTILQMIVDNIPEGLKFNGWKILIGGAKLPEGLAIKAREKGIITMSAYGMSETCPALTGAFLKPHLLDLSEEEKTKISVKTGIPFPLVYVRVVDEDMADVPADGKTMGEVVTRAPWLTDTYLKDEEKTKELWRGGWLHTGDIAVVDEEGYITIVDRLKDVVKSGGEWISTLTLENILSLHPKVREAAVIGIPDEKWGERPLAIVVPAEGVSEEEIRQYLMEYVEKGTITKWAVPDRVVFMNELPKTSVGKIDKKVLRKQFSEGLQ, from the coding sequence ATGAATGAGGCCTATAACTACCAGCTTTTGATAAAGCATATTCTGGAGAGTGGGGTGAACTATGCGCCGAAGCAGGAGATAGTTTACAGGGACAAGGTGCGATACAGCTACACGGAATTTTACGAGAGAGTCCACAGACTTGCCAGCGCACTTGAAGAGCTTGGAGTTAAAAAAGGCACCAAGGTGGCGGTTCTTGACTGGGACAGCCATCGCTATCTTGAATGCTACTTCGCGATTCCGATGATGGGTGCGGTTCTGCACACTGTCAACGTGAGGCTGAGTCCTGAAGATATCCTTTACACGATGCAGCACGCAGACGACGAGGTTGTTCTCGTCTTCAGGGACTTCGTCCCCCTGATGGAGAAGCTCAAGGATAAGCTGCCAAACGTGAAAAACTACGTGATAATGACCGATGATGCCATGCCAGAAAACACTCTCACCGACATTGAGTATGAGGAAATGCTGAAGAATGCAAGCAGCGATTACGATTTCCCCGATTTTGACGAGAACACCATGGCCACCCTCAGCTACACAACCGGCACGACAGGGAGACCAAAGGGGGTGTGGTTCACCCACAGGAAGCTTGTCCTGCACACCCTTTCTGGAAGTGTGGCACTTGCCGCTTATAGATCTCCTCTGAGGCTTGTGCTGGAAAAAGAAGTATACATGCCCCTCACACCAATGTTTCACGTTCATGCATGGGGAGTGCCATACATGATGTTCCTCCTCGGGCACAAGCACGTGTATCCAGGCAGGTATGAACCTGAAATGATTGTAAAACTCGTACTCTCAGAGGGTGTCACAATTACGCACTGCGTCCCAACCATACTTCAGATGATCGTTGACAATATCCCCGAAGGATTGAAGTTCAACGGGTGGAAGATTCTGATTGGAGGAGCGAAACTCCCTGAGGGTCTTGCAATTAAAGCGAGGGAGAAGGGCATCATAACAATGTCGGCCTACGGCATGTCTGAAACCTGTCCTGCCTTAACCGGAGCGTTTCTGAAGCCCCACCTGCTTGACCTGTCTGAAGAGGAGAAAACAAAGATTTCCGTGAAAACCGGAATACCCTTCCCGCTTGTGTACGTCAGGGTTGTCGATGAGGACATGGCTGATGTGCCTGCCGACGGAAAAACGATGGGTGAGGTTGTTACAAGGGCGCCGTGGCTTACGGACACCTACCTCAAAGACGAGGAGAAAACGAAAGAACTGTGGAGGGGTGGCTGGCTTCACACCGGAGATATAGCGGTGGTGGATGAGGAAGGATACATAACAATCGTTGACAGGCTCAAGGACGTGGTTAAAAGCGGTGGGGAGTGGATCTCTACTCTGACACTCGAGAACATTCTCAGCCTGCATCCGAAGGTCAGAGAGGCGGCGGTGATTGGTATTCCGGATGAGAAATGGGGTGAGAGGCCGCTCGCAATTGTCGTTCCTGCTGAAGGCGTAAGCGAGGAGGAGATCAGGCAATATCTCATGGAATACGTCGAGAAGGGGACGATAACAAAGTGGGCCGTTCCTGACAGGGTTGTGTTCATGAATGAACTGCCAAAAACGAGTGTTGGCAAGATAGACAAGAAGGTCCTCAGAAAACAGTTTTCAGAAGGGTTGCAGTGA
- the albA gene encoding DNA-binding protein Alba: MAEEAVVFVGSKPVMNYVLATLTQLNEGASKVVIKARGKAISRAVDVAEIVKNRFMPNVKVSDIRIDTEELESEQGRIVNVSTIEIELVKE, translated from the coding sequence ATGGCAGAGGAAGCAGTAGTGTTTGTGGGTTCAAAGCCGGTAATGAACTACGTTCTCGCAACCCTTACGCAGCTCAATGAGGGCGCAAGCAAGGTTGTGATAAAGGCAAGAGGAAAGGCAATCAGCAGGGCTGTCGATGTTGCAGAGATTGTCAAGAACAGGTTTATGCCCAACGTGAAGGTCAGCGACATCAGAATTGACACAGAGGAGCTTGAGAGCGAGCAGGGAAGGATCGTCAACGTTTCAACCATCGAAATTGAGCTTGTTAAGGAGTAA
- a CDS encoding archaellin/type IV pilin N-terminal domain-containing protein yields the protein MSWKKLRKNEKGFTGLEAAIVLIAFVTVAAVFSYVMLGAGFYTTQKGKQSVDTGVKQASSSMELDGQYIYLVANTTGSSGDVKEIYYYVTLSAGATAIDLNNTVVALRYQNYYLQLPYDATTKYWTYQGIVDVDGGTPDNLLEKNEKYKITINITALQNAGMVTNLPTTNDYVTIEMKPPIGAPLIVNKQIPPSLTSLTWV from the coding sequence GTGAGTTGGAAAAAGTTAAGGAAAAACGAAAAGGGATTTACAGGGCTCGAAGCAGCAATTGTTCTGATAGCTTTTGTTACAGTGGCTGCAGTGTTCAGCTACGTTATGCTTGGAGCCGGTTTCTATACGACCCAGAAAGGAAAGCAGAGCGTTGACACTGGAGTTAAACAGGCCTCTTCAAGCATGGAGCTTGATGGCCAGTATATCTACCTTGTAGCAAATACAACAGGCTCGAGCGGAGATGTCAAGGAAATCTACTATTATGTTACACTGTCTGCTGGAGCAACCGCTATCGACCTCAACAATACTGTTGTTGCACTCAGATATCAGAACTACTACCTCCAGCTGCCCTATGATGCGACAACCAAATACTGGACATACCAGGGCATAGTGGATGTGGACGGAGGTACGCCAGACAACCTGCTTGAGAAGAACGAGAAGTACAAGATAACGATAAACATTACGGCCTTGCAGAATGCTGGCATGGTTACCAACCTGCCTACGACAAACGACTACGTGACCATCGAAATGAAGCCACCAATAGGTGCGCCGCTCATAGTTAACAAGCAGATTCCGCCAAGCCTGACGAGTCTTACATGGGTGTGA
- a CDS encoding flagellin, whose protein sequence is MKGRFVKDIKGFTGLEAAITLIAFITVAAVFSYVLLGAGFFSTQKGQEVVHTGVQQVSSSMEIVGSVIGYGNTTSNELKGTVFTIQLTAGGQPIDLSKTVITIVNPKDGQSVELKYNASTTSSQDAATASQYGVYWVTTVNTGGADSYLEEFEKAEIYIDLEAAGFTLNPNEVFLIEIKPPMGATYPLELKVPPSIDPTMVLLQ, encoded by the coding sequence ATGAAGGGTAGGTTTGTTAAGGACATAAAGGGTTTTACGGGTCTTGAGGCTGCAATAACTCTGATAGCGTTCATAACAGTTGCGGCAGTGTTCAGCTACGTACTGCTTGGAGCCGGTTTCTTCTCGACCCAGAAGGGTCAGGAGGTCGTCCACACGGGTGTTCAGCAGGTATCATCAAGTATGGAGATAGTTGGATCGGTCATAGGGTACGGCAACACCACAAGTAATGAGCTTAAAGGAACTGTGTTCACAATCCAGCTTACTGCTGGAGGTCAGCCAATCGACCTGAGCAAGACAGTCATAACGATTGTCAACCCCAAGGACGGACAGAGTGTGGAACTCAAGTATAACGCCAGCACAACATCTTCACAGGATGCTGCGACCGCAAGTCAGTACGGTGTATACTGGGTCACAACCGTTAACACCGGCGGGGCTGACAGCTACCTTGAGGAATTTGAGAAGGCCGAGATATACATCGACCTTGAAGCTGCTGGATTTACTCTCAATCCAAACGAAGTGTTCCTGATTGAAATCAAGCCACCAATGGGTGCGACATATCCGCTCGAGCTTAAAGTGCCACCATCCATCGATCCGACAATGGTCCTGCTGCAGTAA
- a CDS encoding ATPase domain-containing protein, producing the protein MDIFEDEENKNILTSGNTEIDKRLGGGIPLGSLTLIEGENDTGKSVLCQQFAYGGLLNGLEIAYYTTENTIKSLLRQMESLSLDISDFYAFGYVRIFPVHIEGIDWSTEQMRRILNLVANHMKVIKENVIIVDSLTMFTTYSTEDDVLEFLTRLKNLADNGKTILITLHQHAFKEDTLVRIRSACDCHLFLRKEQVGERYVSVLEVAKIRGAKKTTGNIVSFEVHPGFGLKIIPVSEART; encoded by the coding sequence ATGGACATATTCGAAGATGAAGAAAACAAGAATATTTTGACCAGTGGAAACACTGAAATAGATAAAAGGCTGGGTGGTGGAATTCCCTTAGGTTCATTGACATTAATCGAAGGCGAGAACGATACAGGTAAGAGTGTTTTATGCCAGCAATTCGCTTACGGGGGACTCCTCAACGGACTGGAAATTGCATACTATACAACAGAGAACACCATAAAAAGCCTGCTGAGACAGATGGAATCACTCAGTCTCGACATATCTGACTTCTACGCGTTTGGATATGTCAGAATATTTCCTGTCCATATCGAAGGTATTGACTGGAGTACTGAACAGATGAGAAGGATTCTAAACCTGGTCGCCAACCATATGAAGGTCATAAAAGAAAATGTGATTATAGTGGATTCATTAACGATGTTCACAACATATTCGACTGAAGATGACGTGCTCGAATTCCTTACCCGACTGAAAAACCTTGCAGACAACGGTAAAACGATATTGATCACATTACACCAGCATGCTTTTAAAGAAGATACTCTCGTCAGAATCAGATCAGCATGTGACTGTCATCTGTTCCTTCGAAAGGAGCAGGTTGGTGAGAGGTATGTAAGCGTCCTTGAAGTTGCAAAAATAAGAGGGGCCAAGAAGACCACAGGAAATATTGTAAGCTTTGAGGTCCATCCTGGATTCGGCCTTAAGATCATACCTGTGTCTGAGGCGAGAACATAA
- a CDS encoding ATPase, T2SS/T4P/T4SS family produces the protein MTDSKLEFSYKPRELKQGVVANFPFKPKQLEDTHSHENLQSCGIYRLLPERMKREVEKNLHLLEYIHILPIDKIGIPRFAPKLDRKKHGDMDNPNLIYPADEQIYIHIYPDKNDVRNYYIPIEPTLLTGVEDLLKQVELKLVDYITDIEFDPEDEAVKTRILKDALKEICEIVDKSELAEKGIANDVQGKLSLAPSPKIKFGFLSRLFSKNGSSKIDKIYVTEQQYKALEYALIRDKIGLGVLEPYIRDKYIEDISCSGLGPIFIEHKIFKGLKSVIEFREEETLNKFIIKLAERIGKPVTYKDPIVDATLPDGSRINIVYGNDISKNGSNFTIRKFNETPFSVLQLIEFGSLDYMIAGYLWLLISEGMSGFICGETASGKTTLLNAITAFIRPDAKVVTIEDTPELQVPHRNWTREVTRGSTRGGTLGEGSGSDVTMFDLLKAALRQRPNYILVGEIRGVEGNIAFQAMQTGHPVMSTFHAATVEKLIQRLTTEPISVPKTFIDNLNFVVIQSAVRRPDGKLVRRVLSVSEIIGYNPQKGGVSFIEVFQWDPVTDTHVFTGFGSSYLLEQKIATRLGIPPNKKKVIYQEVEKRAKILKKLHQEGVVDFYEFFRTLSKIQKSGLLNIKV, from the coding sequence ATGACAGACAGTAAACTTGAATTCAGTTACAAGCCCAGGGAGCTTAAACAGGGTGTTGTGGCTAATTTCCCGTTTAAGCCCAAGCAACTCGAAGATACACATAGCCACGAGAATCTTCAGAGCTGTGGAATCTACAGATTGCTGCCTGAAAGGATGAAAAGAGAGGTGGAGAAAAATCTCCACCTGCTTGAATATATTCACATTCTCCCGATAGACAAGATTGGAATACCGAGATTTGCCCCAAAGCTCGACAGGAAAAAGCACGGAGACATGGATAATCCAAATCTTATCTACCCCGCTGACGAGCAGATATATATTCATATTTATCCGGATAAGAATGATGTCAGGAATTACTACATTCCAATAGAGCCGACACTGCTAACTGGTGTTGAAGACCTGCTGAAACAGGTAGAACTGAAGCTTGTTGATTACATAACTGACATCGAATTTGATCCTGAAGACGAGGCTGTAAAAACCAGAATTCTGAAAGATGCTCTTAAAGAGATATGTGAAATCGTCGATAAAAGTGAGCTTGCTGAAAAAGGTATTGCGAACGATGTTCAGGGCAAATTGAGTCTCGCACCATCTCCAAAAATAAAATTTGGCTTCTTGTCCAGACTATTCAGCAAAAATGGGTCATCCAAAATCGACAAGATTTATGTAACTGAACAGCAATACAAGGCGCTGGAATATGCACTAATAAGGGATAAAATAGGTCTCGGTGTTCTTGAACCATATATTCGAGATAAATACATAGAGGATATTTCATGCAGCGGTCTCGGTCCAATATTTATTGAACACAAGATCTTCAAAGGGTTGAAAAGCGTAATTGAATTTAGAGAAGAAGAGACGCTCAACAAATTTATAATAAAGCTTGCTGAAAGGATTGGCAAACCAGTCACTTACAAAGACCCCATAGTCGATGCTACCCTGCCAGATGGAAGCAGAATTAACATAGTGTACGGCAACGATATTAGCAAAAACGGAAGTAATTTTACAATAAGAAAGTTCAATGAAACACCATTTAGCGTCTTACAGCTAATAGAATTTGGTTCTCTCGACTATATGATTGCAGGATATCTTTGGCTTCTGATAAGTGAAGGTATGAGTGGATTTATCTGCGGAGAAACTGCAAGTGGTAAAACCACATTACTCAATGCGATAACAGCATTTATTAGGCCTGATGCTAAAGTTGTCACCATTGAGGACACTCCTGAGCTGCAGGTACCCCACAGAAACTGGACGAGAGAAGTCACCAGAGGCAGTACGAGAGGTGGTACACTTGGCGAAGGGAGTGGCTCAGATGTTACAATGTTCGATTTGCTCAAAGCGGCATTAAGGCAGAGGCCCAATTACATACTCGTCGGAGAGATCAGAGGTGTTGAGGGCAACATTGCATTTCAGGCCATGCAGACGGGTCATCCTGTCATGTCCACGTTTCATGCTGCCACTGTGGAAAAGCTCATCCAGAGACTTACAACCGAGCCCATAAGCGTTCCAAAAACGTTTATCGATAACCTAAACTTCGTAGTTATTCAGAGTGCCGTGAGAAGACCTGATGGAAAACTCGTAAGAAGGGTGTTGAGCGTAAGCGAGATAATTGGGTACAACCCACAAAAAGGTGGAGTATCATTTATCGAAGTTTTTCAGTGGGATCCTGTAACAGACACTCATGTTTTTACCGGATTTGGTAGCTCGTATCTTTTGGAGCAGAAGATAGCCACTCGACTCGGCATTCCACCTAATAAGAAGAAAGTGATTTACCAAGAAGTCGAAAAAAGAGCAAAAATACTGAAAAAATTGCACCAGGAAGGCGTAGTGGACTTCTACGAGTTCTTTAGAACACTGTCGAAGATACAGAAAAGCGGTCTGCTGAACATAAAGGTGTGA
- the flaJ gene encoding archaellar assembly protein FlaJ — MEFKTSKIFKTKKSFRQKEINIPLFANIARKLKEMSEEKLMDNDLLFTLTYMASLSTANLSRDKIFELVAEKKEYSPSKYFKQIRDLTQNWHYDYATACELIAEKVKHKRLKELLNRFSNAIASGEPDEEFIEREWRTFKTVRKDEYQRSLESLRKWTDAYVSILVSTTLISVVILLSIVIYSVSDPLSMILTAIFSSLAFSLFGVFMLYKATPKDAKTHNMPIKSKEQTTISRLQVLLLPIFLAALLVFSILPAVFNPEMEILGIDAKGIGLIISGFVLLPLGIIGYRDDKKISKRDEAFTSVIRGLGATISGAGVGMAEALSRLDKKNLGELKDLVMPLHKRLSLGLDPKISWDKFTGESGSYLISKLTPIFIDATDMGGDANLVGEIVGSSNLEMVLLRLKRDLISNGFINLVIPLHVSMVGLILFITKILEKFTSLISKMFESQLSTFGSASDIMSKTGLAGMNFGLFSAVPVGLFEMYALFVSLILILSNALSMKIVKGSANYMMYFYISILMILSGIIFIFVPIGVDWAFSFPSLAEAG; from the coding sequence ATGGAATTCAAGACATCTAAGATATTCAAAACCAAAAAAAGTTTCAGACAGAAGGAAATAAACATACCTCTGTTTGCAAACATAGCCAGGAAACTAAAAGAAATGAGTGAAGAGAAGCTAATGGATAACGATCTACTTTTCACACTCACATACATGGCATCACTATCAACTGCAAACCTGAGCAGAGATAAAATATTTGAACTCGTTGCCGAAAAAAAGGAATACAGTCCCAGCAAGTACTTCAAACAAATTCGCGATTTGACTCAAAACTGGCATTATGACTATGCAACGGCATGTGAGCTTATAGCAGAGAAAGTAAAGCATAAAAGGTTGAAAGAGCTTCTTAACAGATTTTCAAATGCCATAGCGTCTGGAGAACCTGATGAAGAATTTATAGAGCGAGAATGGAGAACTTTCAAGACCGTGAGAAAGGACGAGTATCAGAGGAGTCTTGAAAGCCTGAGAAAGTGGACCGATGCATATGTGTCTATCCTTGTCTCCACCACATTGATTTCGGTGGTTATCCTGCTTTCCATCGTAATCTACAGCGTTAGCGATCCCCTATCAATGATACTCACAGCGATATTCTCAAGCCTTGCATTTTCGCTTTTTGGAGTTTTTATGCTGTATAAGGCGACGCCAAAAGACGCAAAGACACACAATATGCCAATAAAATCAAAGGAACAAACGACAATCTCAAGGCTACAAGTACTGCTTTTACCAATTTTTCTCGCGGCGTTACTTGTTTTTTCGATCTTACCTGCCGTATTTAATCCCGAAATGGAAATACTGGGCATTGATGCAAAAGGAATTGGTCTTATAATTTCAGGTTTCGTTTTGTTACCACTGGGAATAATTGGTTACAGGGATGACAAGAAAATCAGTAAAAGGGATGAAGCGTTCACCAGCGTAATCCGAGGCCTTGGTGCAACAATTTCCGGTGCTGGAGTCGGAATGGCCGAAGCCCTGTCAAGGCTGGACAAAAAGAATCTGGGTGAACTGAAAGACCTCGTCATGCCATTGCATAAGAGATTGAGTCTCGGACTGGATCCAAAGATAAGCTGGGACAAATTTACCGGCGAGAGTGGAAGCTATCTAATAAGCAAACTTACACCAATATTCATTGATGCAACGGATATGGGTGGTGATGCGAATTTAGTCGGAGAGATTGTGGGTTCTTCAAACCTGGAGATGGTCCTCTTAAGACTTAAAAGAGACCTGATCTCTAACGGTTTTATAAACTTGGTAATCCCGCTGCACGTTTCGATGGTTGGTTTGATACTTTTTATCACAAAAATACTTGAGAAATTCACGAGTCTGATTTCAAAAATGTTTGAGTCTCAACTCTCTACTTTTGGAAGTGCCTCGGATATTATGAGCAAGACTGGACTGGCAGGTATGAACTTTGGACTTTTCAGTGCTGTGCCAGTTGGCCTTTTTGAGATGTATGCACTCTTTGTCAGCCTAATTCTGATTCTCTCAAACGCTCTGTCAATGAAAATTGTAAAGGGAAGTGCTAATTACATGATGTACTTCTACATCAGCATTTTGATGATACTTTCGGGCATAATATTCATATTTGTGCCAATAGGCGTAGATTGGGCGTTTTCATTCCCCTCGTTAGCGGAGGCGGGTTAA
- a CDS encoding histidine kinase dimerization/phospho-acceptor domain-containing protein yields the protein MMDSNSARISELLFKAFEIAINVWFLKDRKDIFKYFTSKISELDICTAVIILDGSEKYTMLKEDVSTCRYLNFQPKFVNIVPCSRCNGNTMHDFLFTMPLSEDTSIYIFIKEDENFEEAVQVFSDLTNFLIKVVESIEAREKLEGALNQLNANLEYFQYLADRLRNALAVILGVAELEDEIEYKQAIRFIKESSLKMKKVLDEMHEYESKTKKNFDEILSSFED from the coding sequence ATGATGGATAGCAACTCTGCAAGAATTAGTGAACTGCTTTTCAAAGCGTTTGAAATAGCAATCAATGTATGGTTTCTTAAAGATAGAAAGGATATTTTCAAATACTTTACAAGTAAAATTTCTGAACTCGACATCTGCACGGCCGTTATAATTCTGGATGGTTCAGAAAAGTATACTATGTTAAAAGAGGATGTGAGCACATGCAGATATTTAAACTTCCAGCCAAAGTTCGTCAACATTGTTCCGTGTAGCAGGTGCAATGGGAACACAATGCATGATTTTTTGTTCACAATGCCCCTTTCCGAAGATACGTCGATATACATATTTATAAAAGAGGACGAAAACTTCGAAGAGGCTGTTCAAGTTTTCAGTGATCTCACGAATTTTTTGATCAAGGTTGTCGAATCAATTGAAGCAAGAGAAAAGCTGGAAGGCGCTTTAAATCAGTTAAATGCCAATCTGGAGTATTTCCAGTATCTTGCAGACAGGTTGAGGAATGCTCTTGCCGTCATTCTTGGCGTTGCTGAACTTGAAGACGAGATAGAATATAAACAGGCCATACGTTTTATCAAGGAGAGCAGTCTAAAAATGAAAAAAGTTCTTGACGAAATGCATGAATATGAATCAAAAACTAAAAAGAATTTTGATGAAATTCTATCTTCTTTTGAGGATTAA